A window from Solanum stenotomum isolate F172 chromosome 5, ASM1918654v1, whole genome shotgun sequence encodes these proteins:
- the LOC125864372 gene encoding uncharacterized protein LOC125864372 — translation MTYIMRSSFILFFVSTLFLQGTLGSFICEELPTNVCGFAIATSAKRCLLENSSGNDGKVEYQCKTSEVVVANMREHIETDECVDACGVDRNSVGISSDALLDSQFTSKLCSLDCYHHCANIIDLYFNLAAGEGVYLPDLCNKQRTNPHRAMAELSSNGGPIEGAADAPAPSPVSF, via the exons atgacttatattaTGAGAtcatctttcattcttttctttgttaGCACCCTTTTTCTCCAAGGCACTCTAG GGAGTTTCATCTGTGAGGAATTGCCAACAAATGTATGTGGATTCGCGATCGCGACATCAGCCAAACGGTGTTTGTTGGAAAATTCATCAGGGAACGATGGGAAAGTTGAGTACCAATGCAAGACATCTGAGGTTGTTGTTGCAAACATGAGGGAACACATTGAGACAGATGAATGTGTCGATGCTTGTGGTGTCGATAGAAACTCTGTTGGAATTTCTTCTGATGCTCTGCTTGATTCTCAATTTACCTCAAAACTTTGCTCCCTTGATTGTTACCATCATTGTGCCAACATTATTGACCTTTACTTCAACTTAGCTGCTGGTGAAG GTGTGTATTTGCCTGATTTATGCAACAAACAGAGGACTAACCCACACCGTGCCATGGCTGAGCTATCGAGCAATGGAGGTCCAATCGAAGGTGCAGCTGATGCTCCAGCTCCGTCCCctgtttctttctaa
- the LOC125864345 gene encoding fructose-1,6-bisphosphatase, chloroplastic-like has protein sequence MAEALLGTKCSSSSSVSHLSPNFHLFPTNIKRSQHLIHGSFSPNSRIRCEAASLEGAKTAPAQIKKPKNRYEMVNLTTWLLQQEQAGNIDAELAIVLSSISLACKQIASLLQRSSIVNITGTQGTVNIQGEDQKKLDVISNELFCNCLRSSGRTGIIASEEEDVPVAVEETYSGNYIVVFDPIDGSANIDIALTTGSIFGIYGPDQQCLVDMDDDSTIDQAREKCIVSVCQPGSNLVAAGYCLYSSSVVYTLSVGNGVYAFTLDPAYGEFVLTHEDIKIPKAGRIYSFNEGNYDLWDEKLQSYLDHLKQPGPNGKPYSGRYIGCLVGEIHRMLLYGGIYGNPKNKNSKNGNLRLLYECAPMSYIVEQAGGKSTDGNQRILEIMPEQIHQRTPIFIGSPEEIEKLEKYLA, from the exons ATGGCTGAAGCTCTTCTTGGAACCAAATGCTCAAGCTCTTCTTCCGTTTCTCATCTCTCTCCTAATTTCCATCTCTTCCCCACCAATATCAAGAGATCACAACATCTCATCCATGGCAGTTTCAGTCCTAATTCAAGAATTCGCTGCGAAGCAGCGAGCTTGGAAGGAGCAAAAACAGCTCCAGCACAGATCAAGAAACCGAAAAACAGATATGAAATGGTAAACTTGACAACATGGTTGTTGCAGCAAGAACAAGCAGGCAACATAGATGCAGAATTAGCCATAGTTCTTTCAAGCATATCACTAGCCTGCAAGCAAATCGCATCGCTTTTACAAAGGTCTAGTATTGTTAACATTACTGGAACTCAAGGCACTGTTAATATCCAAGGTGAAGATCAGAAGAAACTTGATGTTATATCTAATGAg TTGTTCTGCAATTGTCTAAGATCAAGTGGGAGGACAGGGATTATAGCATCAGAGGAAGAAGATGTACCAGTGGCAGTTGAAGAAACTTATTCTGGAAATTATATTGTAGTGTTTGACCCCATTGATGGATCTGCTAACATTGATATTGCCTTGACCACTGGATCAATTTTTGGAATTTATGGTCCAGATCAGCAATGCCTTGTAGATATGGATGATGATTCCACG ATTGATCAAGCCAGGGAGAAGTGTATAGTCAGTGTTTGTCAGCCAGGGAGCAATTTAGTAGCAGCAGGATATTGTCTTTATTCAAGTTCAGTGGTCTACACACTCTCGGTAGGAAACGGAGTATATGCATTTACTTTAGACCCTGCATATGGAGAATTTGTTTTGACACATGAAGATATCAAAATACCAAAGGCTGGaaggatctattcctttaatGAGGGAAACTATGATCTCTGGGATGAGAAATTGCAGAGTTATCTTGACCACTTAAAGCAACCAGGTCCTAATGGCAAGCCATATTCAGGCCGTTACATTGGTTGTCTCGTGGGTGAAATCCATAGAATGTTGTTGTATGGCGGGATTTATGGAAATCCTAAGAACAAGAACAGCAAAAATGGGAACTTGAGGCTATTGTACGAGTGTGCACCCATGAGCTATATCGTAGAACAAGCTGGTGGCAAATCAACAGATGGCAACCAAAGGATACTGGAAATCATGCCTGAGCAg ATACATCAGCGAACGCCTATTTTTATTGGAAGCCCAGAAGAAATTGAGAAGCTGGAAAAGTACCTTGCCTGA
- the LOC125864346 gene encoding fructose-1,6-bisphosphatase, chloroplastic-like has product MAVSTATTSSLSFSHLSFFQHKKTSFLCTKNSIVKRKCEHRGVHVKCMVLEKSSAGEAKKTKRQSVYKLQTLTSWLLKQEQDGIIDAELTIVLSSISMACKQIASLVQRAGISKLTGVHGTFNAHGEDQKKLDVVSNEVFSNCLRASGRTGIIASEEEDVPVAVEESYYGNYIVVFDPLDGSSNIDAAVSTGTIFGIYTPTDDCLLDLEDSTTLDTVEQRCIVNVCQPGNNLLAAGYCMYSSSVIFVLTLGNGVFSFTLDPMFGEFILTQENIQIPKAGKIYAFNEGNYQLWGDRLKKYIDHLKDPGPSGTPYSARYIGSLVGDFHRTLLYGGIYGYPRNKKSRNGKLRLLYECAPMSFIVEQAGGKGSDGQQRILDMQPVEIHQRVPLYIGSIEEVEKLEKYLS; this is encoded by the exons ATGGCAGTATCAACAGCAACAACTTCAAGCCTTAGCTTCTCCCACTTGTCCTTTTTCCAACACAAAAAGACTTCATTTTTGTGCACAAAAAACAGCATAGTAAAGAGAAAATGTGAACACAGGGGAGTTCATGTGAAGTGCATGGTTTTGGAAAAAAGTAGTGCAGGAGAGGCTAAAAAGACTAAGAGACAGAGTGTGTATAAGCTGCAGACCTTAACTAGCTGGCTGTTGAAACAAGAACAAGATGGGATTATTGATGCTGAACTTACTATTGTTCTTTCGAGTATTTCGATGGCTTGTAAGCAGATTGCTTCTCTGGTTCAAAGAGCTGGAATTTCCAAACTTACTGGAGTTCATGGTACTTTTAATGCTCATGGAGAGGACCAAAAGAAGCTTGATGTTGTCTCTAACGAG GTATTCTCTAATTGTCTGAGAGCGAGTGGTCGGACAGGGATTATAGCATCGGAGGAAGAGGATGTACCAGTGGCAGTAGAGGAGAGTTACTATGGGAACTATATCGTGGTTTTTGATCCTCTTGATGGATCATCAAATATTGATGCTGCTGTATCTACTGGCACTATCTTTGGTATATACACTCCAACTGATGATTGCCTCCTTGATCTTGAAGATTCTACCACG CTTGACACTGTGGAGCAGAGGTGCATAGTGAATGTGTGCCAACCAGGGAACAATCTTCTTGCAGCAGGGTACTGCATGTACTCGAGCTCAGTGATCTTCGTGCTCACGTTGGGAAATGGTGTTTTTTCTTTCACCTTGGATCCAATGTTTGGAGAATTCATTCTGACTCAAGAAAACATTCAAATACCAAAGGCTGGAAAGATCTACGCGTTCAATGAAGGAAACTACCAGCTATGGGGTGACAGGTTGAAGAAGTACATCGATCATTTGAAGGACCCCGGTCCTAGTGGTACGCCTTACTCAGCCAGATACATTGGCAGTTTGGTTGGTGATTTTCATAGGACTCTTTTATATGGTGGCATTTATGGCTACCCGAGAAACAAGAAGAGCAGGAACGGGAAGTTGAGGCTTTTGTATGAGTGTGCCCCAATGAGCTTTATTGTGGAACAAGCCGGTGGCAAAGGATCGGATGGCCAACAAAGAATTCTTGATATGCAACCAGTTGAG ATACATCAACGCGTTCCGTTGTACATTGGAAGCATAGAAGAAGTTGAAAAATTGGAAAAGTACTTATCTTAA